Part of the Candidatus Limnocylindrales bacterium genome, GCGCGCGGCCGCGCGCTCGAGCGACTCGACCAGGCCGTGTCCGAAGAAGATGTTGTCGCCGAGCACCAGCGAAACGCGCTCGCTTCCGACAAATTCGCGGCCGATCAGGAACGCCTGCGCGAGGCCGCCCGGATTCGGCTGCACTGCGTAGTGCAGCCCGATGCCCAGATCGGAACCGTCGCCGAGAAGCCGCTTGTACGAACCGATGTCCTCCGGCGTCGAGATCAGCAGGATCTCGCGGATGCCGGCCAGCATCAGCGTCGACAGCGGGTAATACACCATCGGCTTGTCGTAGACGGGCAGCAGCTGCTTGGAGACGACCCGCGTCATCGGATGGAGTCGCGTACCGGCGCCGCCGGCAAGGATGATGGCTTTCATGGCGTGGATTTCCCCGTAAGGCGCGCGTCCGCTCGGCGGCGCAGCCGTCTTTGGCCATCGAAGCCGGGGGCTGTCAAGGCGCTATGAATATGGGCGGCCCGGCGCGTGCTGCGCCGCGATCGCGCGCTCGATCATCTCTTCGGTTCTGACGGCCACTTCGTCCCAGTCGAAGCGCATGCCCCACGCGCTGCCGCCGCGAATCAGGCGGCTTCGGAGCTCGCGATCGGTCAGCACCTGGACCAGCGCGTGTGCGAGCTCAGCGGTGTTTCCATACTCGACGAGCAGGCCCGTCTCTCCGTCGCGCACCGAATCGCGCAGCCCCGGAACATTGCTCGCGATCGCAACGGTATTGCACACGTTGGCTTCGATCACCGTCATACCCCACCCTTCCTTCTCGGAAGTCTGCACGACGACCTGCGCACCGCGGATCCATTCGATCTTGTCCTCTTCGGAGACGTAGCCGGTAAAGCGCACGTAGCCGTCGAGTCCCTGCTCGCGCACGCGGGCCTCGAGGCTTTCACGCGCCGAGCCGGCACCGACGATGACGAGTCGCACGTCGGGCACGGCTTTTCGCACGTCGAGCATGGCGTCGATCGCGACGTCCGCGCGCTTGTACGGCTCGAGCCGCCCGATCCACAGCACGATCGGATCGCGATCGAGACCGTCGTCGACCGCCAGATGCGTCTGCCGGTCGATTCC contains:
- a CDS encoding glycosyltransferase family 4 protein, whose translation is MPRRILVLNERDPRSPMTGGAETHIFEIFRRLVARGHDVTVLAASFPGSAREELVDGVRVRRLANRYLYYFLVARAARREARQSDVVVDVLNKLPFFSPWLVPLPCLAIVHHLFGTTAFRQVSLPVAIVSWLLEKLIPAAYRSTPMLAISPSTRADLAGRGLDPARIEVVPPGIDRQTHLAVDDGLDRDPIVLWIGRLEPYKRADVAIDAMLDVRKAVPDVRLVIVGAGSARESLEARVREQGLDGYVRFTGYVSEEDKIEWIRGAQVVVQTSEKEGWGMTVIEANVCNTVAIASNVPGLRDSVRDGETGLLVEYGNTAELAHALVQVLTDRELRSRLIRGGSAWGMRFDWDEVAVRTEEMIERAIAAQHAPGRPYS